A genomic window from Vitis riparia cultivar Riparia Gloire de Montpellier isolate 1030 chromosome 18, EGFV_Vit.rip_1.0, whole genome shotgun sequence includes:
- the LOC117906571 gene encoding disease resistance protein RPV1-like isoform X1 — MASSSSLKASSSTSNCDGYNYHVFLSFRGEDTRQTFTGHLYANLVARGIHTFRDDEELEKGGDIASDLSRAIKESKIFIIIFSKHFADSKWCLNELVKIIDCMTEKKVVLPVFYHVEPRDVRNQKGSFEDAFSKHAEGADQEKKKTIETWKNALKTAANLSGYHLQNQSEAEFIKRICEDIVTKLNRTPLYMGDNIVGMDFHLKQLKSLIKVEIDEVLMVGIYGIGGIGKTTISKAIYNDISSQFDGSSFLGNVGGKCENDLLKLQKTLLQDILKCERPKFNDINQGITVIKERLRSKRVLIVLDDVDKYMQLENLAGKYGWYGAKSIIIITTKEKYLLEQYEVNVFYEVQKLNHEKSTELFNWWAFKQNTPKTGFESLSNSVVEYADGLPIALKVLGVSLFKKSTEEWESELQKLQEMPNKDVQSVLKVSYDKLDGREKGVFLDIACFFRGKDKNFVSRILGSVAEAVIRNLEDRCLITISENILDMHDLLQQMGRAVVRQEPGKMSRLWDPKDVESVLTRNTGTKAIEGLFVKVSTLNQIQFPANFFAKMRSLRLLKVYDMIVGDLDDFVVDLPKDFEIPSFELRYLHFEGYPLQFLPRNFHAKNLVELDLIGSSIKQLWKENEILDKLKVIDLSYSKDLVEIPNFSSVPNLEILILQGCTRLQSLPRNFHKLEHLRSLSCADCSELKSFPEIKGNMSKLRELNLSGTAIIEVPSSIGRLKALQHLDLSYCKSLRSLSESICNLSSLETLILVGCSNLKGFPEIKDMENLKRLDLSFTGIEELPSSIGHLKALKHLNLKCCTELVSLLDSICNLSSLKTLILEGCSNLKGFPEIKDMANLKRLDLGRTCIEELPSSIGRLKALQHLDLSYCKSLRSLSESICNLSSLETLILAGCSNLKGFPEIKDDMENLKRLDLGETGIEELPSSIGRLKALQHLDLKCCTELVSLPDSICNLSSLETLILAGCSNLKGFPEIKYDMENLKRLDLDRTGIEELPSSIGCLKALQHLDLSYCKSLRSLSESICNLSSLETLILAGCSNLKGFPEIKYDMENLKRLDLDRTGIEELPSSIGCLKALQHLDLSYCKSLRSLSESICNLSSLETLILAGCSNLKGFPEIKDDMENLKRLDLTETGIEELPFSIGRLKALQHLDLSFCKSLRSLLESICNLSSLETLILVGCSNLKGFPEIKYDMENLKRPDLGRTGIEELPSSIGRLKALQHLDLSYCKSLRSLSESICNLSSLETLILASCSNLKGFPEIKDMENLKRLDLRKTGIEELPSSIGHLKALKHLDLSWCQNLVNLPESICNLSSLKTLILAGCSNLKGFPEIKDDMENLKRLDLGETGIEELPSSIGHLKALQHLDLSRCKSLRSLPESICNLSSLETLILERCSNLKGFPEIKDDMENLKRLDLGETGIEELPSSIGRLKALQHLDLKCCTELVSLPDSICNLSSLKALDVQECPKLERVEVNLVGSLYLTCWILNQSVIWSSGGDQRVAEVEGEVLNHHVSSLSSLVESCTRDYRDISGDSFHLSALQVLSVGNFSPIQRRILSDIFRQSSLASVSLRNCNLMEEGIPSGFWNLSSLVNLSLSNCSLTEGEILNRICHISSLQNLSLDGNHFSSIPANIIQLSKLRSLCLNHCLKLLQIPELPPSLRVLDVQDCPCLETLSSPSSLLGLSLFKCFESAIEDYDGRFYCQEKVEILMPGNNGIPEWISHKKKGSEIVVELPENWWEDNNFLGFALCSVLEYEEIFEFYFEYYFELTFHHFYPDGNLSESKFRDRGVFSRRRCCNGGESNGVLVAFYPKVAIKNKGWSNEWRHMKASFHGKREKVEECGLHLIYKKQRFQCHQPLASVIE, encoded by the exons ATGGCTTCTAGCAGCTCCTTGAAAGCGTCGTCTTCCACTTCTAATTGTGATGGTTATAATTATCATGtgttcttgagttttagaggtGAAGACACCCGCCAGACTTTCACTGGTCATCTTTATGCTAATTTGGTTGCACGTGGAATTCACACCTTCAGAGATGATGAAGAACTTGAGAAAGGAGGAGATATCGCATCAGATCTCTCGAGAGCTATCAAAGAATcaaagatttttattattattttctcaaaacactTTGCTGACTCCAAGTGGTGTTTGAATGAACTGGTAAAGATCATCGATTGTATGACAGAAAAGAAAGTGGTTTTGCCGGTTTTCTACCATGTGGAGCCAAGAGATGTACGAAATCAAAAAGGAAGTTTTGAAGATGCATTTTCGAAGCATGCAGAAGGTGCAGAtcaagagaagaagaagacaatAGAAACGTGGAAGAATGCCTTGAAGACAGCAGCCAACCTATCTGGATATCATCTGCAAAATCA ATCTGAGGCAGAGTTTATTAAAAGGATTTGTGAAGATATCGTTACAAAATTGAATCGTACGCCTTTATATATGGGCGACAACATAGTTGGAATGGACTTTCATTTGAAGCAGTTAAAATCACTTATAAAAGTTGAAATCGATGAGGTTCTCATGGTTGGTATCTATGGGATTGGTGGAATTGGCAAAACTACCATCTCTAAGGCTATTTATAATGATATCTCGTCTCAATTTGATGGTAGTAGCTTTCTTGGAAATGTTGGGGGGAAATGTGAAAATGATCTACTTAAATTACAAAAGACACTTCTTCAAGATATCTTAAAGTGTGAAAGGCCAAAATTCAATGATATTAACCAAGGAATCACTGTGATAAAGGAAAGGCTTCGATCGAAAAGAGTCCTTATTGTTCTCGATGATGTGGACAAGTACATGCAATTAGAAAACTTGGCCGGAAAATATGGTTGGTATGGTGCAAAAAGTATAATCATCATAACAACTAAAGAGAAATATTTGTTAGAACAATATGAAGTAAATGTATTTTATGAAGTACAAAAATTGAATCATGAAAAATCTACTGAGCTTTTCAATTGGTGGGCCTTCAAGCAAAATACTCCCAAAACTGGATTTGAAAGCCTTTCAAATAGTGTAGTGGAGTATGCTGATGGCCTTCCAATAGCACTTAAAGTTTTGGGTGTTTCTCTCTTTAAGAAGTCAACAGAGGAATGGGAAAGTGAATTGCAGAAACTACAAGAAATGCCTAACAAAGACGTCCAAAGTGTGCTTAAAGTAAGTTATGATAAATTGGATGGTAGAGAAAAAGGGGTATTCTTGGATATTGCATGTTTTTTTAgaggaaaagacaaaaattttgtttcaagaaTATTAGGAAGTGTTGCAGAGGCTGTAATAAGAAATCTGGAAGATAGATGTCTCATTACTATTTCAGAAAACATTTTAGATATGCATGATTTATTACAACAAATGGGTCGGGCAGTTGTTCGTCAAGAGCCTGGAAAAATGAGTAGACTTTGGGATCCTAAAGATGTTGAGAGCGTGTTAACAAGAAATACG ggGACTAAAGCAATTGAAGGACTATTTGTAAAAGTTTCTACATTAAACCAAATACAATTTCCTGCAAATTTTTTCGCGAAGATGAGAAGTCTTAGATTGCTCAAAGTCTATGATATGATTGTGGGTGATTTGGATGATTTTGTGGTGGACCTTCCCAAGGATTTTGAAATTCCTTCCTTTGAGTTAAGATATCTCCATTTTGAGGGATACCCTTTACAATTCTTACCAAGGAATTTTCATGCAAAGAATCTTGTAGAACTTGATTTAATCGGTAGTAGCATAAAACAACTTTGGAAAGAGAATGag attCTTGACAAGTTGAAAGTCATCGACCTTAGTTATTCAAAGGATCTCGTTGAAATCCCAAACTTTTCGAGTGTACCAAATTTGGAGATTCTAATTCTACAAG GGTGCACAAGACTTCAGAGTCTTCCAAGGAATTTTCATAAATTGGAACATCTTCGAAGTCTCTCTTGTGCGGACTGTTCAGAGCTAAAGAGTTTTCCGGAAATCAAGGGAAATATGAGCAAACTAAGAGAGCTTAATTTAAGTGGAACGGCTATTATAGAAGTACCATCCTCAATTGGACGTCTAAAGGCTCTTCAACACCTAGATTTGTCTTATTGCAAAAGCCTAAGAAGTCTTTCGGAGAGCATTTGCAATTTGAGCTCTCTTGAAACTCTCATCTTGGTAGGGTGTTCAAATTTAAAGGGCTTTCCAGAAATCAAAGATATGGAAAATCTAAAAAGGCTTGATTTGAGTTTTACAGGTATAGAAGAGCTTCCATCCTCAATTGGACATCTAAAG GCTCTTAAACActtgaatttgaaatgttgTACAGAGCTTGTGAGTCTTCTGGATAGCATTTGCAATTTGAGCTCTCTTAAAACTCTCATCTTGGAGGGGTGTTCAAATTTAAAGGGCTTTCCAGAAATCAAAGATATGGCAAATCTAAAAAGGCTTGATTTGGGTAGAACATGTATAGAAGAGCTTCCATCCTCAATTGGACGTCTAAAGGCTCTTCAACACCTAGATTTGTCTTATTGCAAAAGCCTAAGAAGTCTTTCGGAGAGCATTTGCAATTTGAGCTCTCTTGAAACTCTCATCTTGGCGGGGTGTTCAAATTTAAAGGGCTTTCCAGAAATCAAAGATGATATGGAAAATCTAAAAAGGCTTGATTTGGGGGAAACAGGTATAGAAGAGCTTCCATCCTCAATTGGACGTCTAAAGGCTCTTCAACACCTAGATTTGAAATGTTGTACAGAGCTTGTGAGTCTTCCGGATAGCATTTGCAATTTGAGCTCTCTTGAAACTCTCATCTTGGCAGGGTGTTCAAATTTAAAGGGCTTTccagaaatcaaatatgatatgGAAAATCTAAAAAGGCTTGATTTGGATAGAACAGGTATAGAAGAGCTTCCATCCTCAATTGGATGTCTAAAGGCTCTTCAACACCTAGATTTGTCTTATTGCAAAAGCCTAAGAAGTCTTTCGGAGAGCATTTGCAATTTGAGCTCTCTTGAAACTCTCATCTTGGCAGGGTGTTCAAATTTAAAGGGCTTTccagaaatcaaatatgatatgGAAAATCTAAAAAGGCTTGATTTGGATAGAACAGGTATAGAAGAGCTTCCATCCTCAATTGGATGTCTAAAGGCTCTTCAACACCTAGATTTGTCTTATTGCAAAAGCCTAAGAAGTCTTTCGGAGAGCATTTGCAATTTGAGCTCTCTTGAAACTCTCATCTTGGCGGGGTGTTCAAATTTAAAGGGCTTTCCAGAAATCAAAGATGATATGGAAAATCTAAAAAGGCTTGATTTGACGGAAACAGGTATAGAAGAGCTTCCCTTCTCAATTGGACGTCTAAAGGCTCTTCAACACCTAGATTTGTCTTTTTGCAAAAGCCTAAGAAGTCTTTTGGAGAGCATTTGCAATTTGAGCTCTCTTGAAACTCTCATCTTGGTGGGGTGTTCAAATTTAAAGGGCTTTccagaaatcaaatatgatatgGAAAATCTAAAAAGGCCTGATTTGGGTAGAACAGGTATAGAAGAGCTTCCATCCTCAATTGGTCGTCTAAAGGCTCTTCAACACCTAGATTTGTCTTATTGCAAAAGCCTAAGAAGTCTTTCGGAGAGCATTTGCAATTTGAGCTCTCTTGAAACTCTCATCTTGGCGAGTTGTTCAAATTTAAAGGGCTTTCCAGAAATCAAAGATATGGAAAATCTAAAAAGGCTTGATTTGAGGAAAACAGGTATAGAAGAGCTTCCATCCTCAATTGGACATCTAAAGGCTCTTAAACACCTTGATTTGTCATGGTGCCAAAACCTTGTGAATCTTCCGGAGAGCATTTGCAATTTGAGCTCTCTTAAAACTCTCATCTTGGCGGGTTGTTCAAATTTAAAGGGCTTTCCAGAAATCAAAGATGATATGGAAAATCTAAAAAGGCTTGATTTGGGGGAAACAGGTATAGAAGAGCTTCCATCCTCAATTGGACATCTAAAGGCTCTTCAACACCTAGATTTGTCAAGGTGCAAAAGCCTAAGGAGTCTTCCGGAGAGCATTTGCAATTTGAGCTCTCTTGAAACTCTCATCTTGGAGAGGTGTTCAAATTTAAAGGGCTTTCCAGAAATCAAAGATGATATGGAAAATCTAAAAAGGCTTGATTTGGGGGAAACAGGTATAGAAGAGCTTCCATCCTCAATTGGACGTCTAAAGGCTCTTCAACACCTAGATTTGAAATGTTGTACAGAGCTTGTGAGTCTTCCGGATAGCATTTGCAATTTGAGCTCTCTTAAAGCACTTGATGTCCAGGAATGTCCAAAACTGGAGAGAGTGGAGGTGAACCTAGTGGGATCTTTGTATCTAACTTGTTGGATTCTAAACCAAAGTGTAATCTGGTCGAGCGGTGGTGATCAACGGGTCGCCGAAGTGGAAGGAGAGGTCCTTAACCATCATGTTTCCTCCCTGTCATCACTGGTAGAATCATGTACAAGAGACTACAGAGACATCTCCGGTGATAGTTTCCACCTATCTGCACTGCAAGTATTATCCGTAGGTAACTTCAGTCCAATTCAAAGAAGAATCCTCAGTGATATTTTCCGCCAATCTTCATTGGCAAGTGTATCTCTTCGTAACTGCAATCTAATGGAAGAAGGAATCCCTAGTGGTTTTTGGAACCTATCTTCACTGGTAAATTTATCTCTAAGTAACTGCAGTCTAACGGAAGGAGAGATCCTCAATCGTATTTGCCATATTTCATCATTGCAAAACTTATCTCTGGATGGGAACCATTTTAGTAGCATACCTGCCAACATCATTCAGCTTTCTAAACTGAGAAGCCTCTGCTTGAATCACTGCCTGAAGCTTCTACAAATTCCAGAGCTTCCACCAAGTTTACGAGTTCTTGATGTCCAGGACTGCCCATGCCTGGAAACTTTATCAAGTCCCTCAAGTTTACTTGGTTTATCCTTGTTCAAGTGCTTCGAATCAGCAATTGAG GACTATGACGGCAGGTTCTATTGCCAGGAGAAAGTCGAAATTTTAATGCCTGGAAATAATGGAATTCCGGAGTGGATAAGCCATAAGAAAAAAGGATCTGAAATAGTAGTAGAGCTTCCCGAGAATTGGTGGGAGGATAACAACTTTTTGGGATTTGCCTTATGCTCTGTTTTAGAATATgaagaaatttttgaattttattttgaatattattttgaattgacCTTCCATCATTTTTATCCGGATGGTAACTTATCTGAATCCAAGTTCCGGGATCGAGGCGTGTTTAGCCGTAGACGTTGCTGTAATGGTGGTGAATCAAATGGAGTCTTGGTGGCATTTTATCCTAAGGTTGCTATTAAGAATAAGGGTTGGTCAAATGAATGGAGACATATGAAGGCTTCATTTCATGGTAAACGAGAGAAAGTGGAAGAGTGTGGGCTTcatcttatatataaaaaacagAGATTCCAATGCCACCAACCATTGGCCTCGGTTATTGAGTGA
- the LOC117906571 gene encoding disease resistance protein RPV1-like isoform X4, translating to MASSSSLKASSSTSNCDGYNYHVFLSFRGEDTRQTFTGHLYANLVARGIHTFRDDEELEKGGDIASDLSRAIKESKIFIIIFSKHFADSKWCLNELVKIIDCMTEKKVVLPVFYHVEPRDVRNQKGSFEDAFSKHAEGADQEKKKTIETWKNALKTAANLSGYHLQNQSEAEFIKRICEDIVTKLNRTPLYMGDNIVGMDFHLKQLKSLIKVEIDEVLMVGIYGIGGIGKTTISKAIYNDISSQFDGSSFLGNVGGKCENDLLKLQKTLLQDILKCERPKFNDINQGITVIKERLRSKRVLIVLDDVDKYMQLENLAGKYGWYGAKSIIIITTKEKYLLEQYEVNVFYEVQKLNHEKSTELFNWWAFKQNTPKTGFESLSNSVVEYADGLPIALKVLGVSLFKKSTEEWESELQKLQEMPNKDVQSVLKVSYDKLDGREKGVFLDIACFFRGKDKNFVSRILGSVAEAVIRNLEDRCLITISENILDMHDLLQQMGRAVVRQEPGKMSRLWDPKDVESVLTRNTGTKAIEGLFVKVSTLNQIQFPANFFAKMRSLRLLKVYDMIVGDLDDFVVDLPKDFEIPSFELRYLHFEGYPLQFLPRNFHAKNLVELDLIGSSIKQLWKENEILDKLKVIDLSYSKDLVEIPNFSSVPNLEILILQGCTRLQSLPRNFHKLEHLRSLSCADCSELKSFPEIKGNMSKLRELNLSGTAIIEVPSSIGRLKALQHLDLSYCKSLRSLSESICNLSSLKHLDLSWCQNLVNLPESICNLSSLETLILVWCSNLKGFPEIKDMENLKRLDLSFTGIEELPSSIGHLKALQHLDLSYCKSLRSLSESICNLSSLETLILAGCSNLKGFPEIKDDMENLKRLDLGETGIEELPSSIGRLKALQHLDLKCCTELVSLPDSICNLSSLETLILAGCSNLKGFPEIKYDMENLKRLDLDRTGIEELPSSIGCLKALQHLDLSYCKSLRSLSESICNLSSLETLILAGCSNLKGFPEIKYDMENLKRLDLDRTGIEELPSSIGCLKALQHLDLSYCKSLRSLSESICNLSSLETLILAGCSNLKGFPEIKDDMENLKRLDLTETGIEELPFSIGRLKALQHLDLSFCKSLRSLLESICNLSSLETLILVGCSNLKGFPEIKYDMENLKRPDLGRTGIEELPSSIGRLKALQHLDLSYCKSLRSLSESICNLSSLETLILASCSNLKGFPEIKDMENLKRLDLRKTGIEELPSSIGHLKALKHLDLSWCQNLVNLPESICNLSSLKTLILAGCSNLKGFPEIKDDMENLKRLDLGETGIEELPSSIGHLKALQHLDLSRCKSLRSLPESICNLSSLETLILERCSNLKGFPEIKDDMENLKRLDLGETGIEELPSSIGRLKALQHLDLKCCTELVSLPDSICNLSSLKALDVQECPKLERVEVNLVGSLYLTCWILNQSVIWSSGGDQRVAEVEGEVLNHHVSSLSSLVESCTRDYRDISGDSFHLSALQVLSVGNFSPIQRRILSDIFRQSSLASVSLRNCNLMEEGIPSGFWNLSSLVNLSLSNCSLTEGEILNRICHISSLQNLSLDGNHFSSIPANIIQLSKLRSLCLNHCLKLLQIPELPPSLRVLDVQDCPCLETLSSPSSLLGLSLFKCFESAIEDYDGRFYCQEKVEILMPGNNGIPEWISHKKKGSEIVVELPENWWEDNNFLGFALCSVLEYEEIFEFYFEYYFELTFHHFYPDGNLSESKFRDRGVFSRRRCCNGGESNGVLVAFYPKVAIKNKGWSNEWRHMKASFHGKREKVEECGLHLIYKKQRFQCHQPLASVIE from the exons ATGGCTTCTAGCAGCTCCTTGAAAGCGTCGTCTTCCACTTCTAATTGTGATGGTTATAATTATCATGtgttcttgagttttagaggtGAAGACACCCGCCAGACTTTCACTGGTCATCTTTATGCTAATTTGGTTGCACGTGGAATTCACACCTTCAGAGATGATGAAGAACTTGAGAAAGGAGGAGATATCGCATCAGATCTCTCGAGAGCTATCAAAGAATcaaagatttttattattattttctcaaaacactTTGCTGACTCCAAGTGGTGTTTGAATGAACTGGTAAAGATCATCGATTGTATGACAGAAAAGAAAGTGGTTTTGCCGGTTTTCTACCATGTGGAGCCAAGAGATGTACGAAATCAAAAAGGAAGTTTTGAAGATGCATTTTCGAAGCATGCAGAAGGTGCAGAtcaagagaagaagaagacaatAGAAACGTGGAAGAATGCCTTGAAGACAGCAGCCAACCTATCTGGATATCATCTGCAAAATCA ATCTGAGGCAGAGTTTATTAAAAGGATTTGTGAAGATATCGTTACAAAATTGAATCGTACGCCTTTATATATGGGCGACAACATAGTTGGAATGGACTTTCATTTGAAGCAGTTAAAATCACTTATAAAAGTTGAAATCGATGAGGTTCTCATGGTTGGTATCTATGGGATTGGTGGAATTGGCAAAACTACCATCTCTAAGGCTATTTATAATGATATCTCGTCTCAATTTGATGGTAGTAGCTTTCTTGGAAATGTTGGGGGGAAATGTGAAAATGATCTACTTAAATTACAAAAGACACTTCTTCAAGATATCTTAAAGTGTGAAAGGCCAAAATTCAATGATATTAACCAAGGAATCACTGTGATAAAGGAAAGGCTTCGATCGAAAAGAGTCCTTATTGTTCTCGATGATGTGGACAAGTACATGCAATTAGAAAACTTGGCCGGAAAATATGGTTGGTATGGTGCAAAAAGTATAATCATCATAACAACTAAAGAGAAATATTTGTTAGAACAATATGAAGTAAATGTATTTTATGAAGTACAAAAATTGAATCATGAAAAATCTACTGAGCTTTTCAATTGGTGGGCCTTCAAGCAAAATACTCCCAAAACTGGATTTGAAAGCCTTTCAAATAGTGTAGTGGAGTATGCTGATGGCCTTCCAATAGCACTTAAAGTTTTGGGTGTTTCTCTCTTTAAGAAGTCAACAGAGGAATGGGAAAGTGAATTGCAGAAACTACAAGAAATGCCTAACAAAGACGTCCAAAGTGTGCTTAAAGTAAGTTATGATAAATTGGATGGTAGAGAAAAAGGGGTATTCTTGGATATTGCATGTTTTTTTAgaggaaaagacaaaaattttgtttcaagaaTATTAGGAAGTGTTGCAGAGGCTGTAATAAGAAATCTGGAAGATAGATGTCTCATTACTATTTCAGAAAACATTTTAGATATGCATGATTTATTACAACAAATGGGTCGGGCAGTTGTTCGTCAAGAGCCTGGAAAAATGAGTAGACTTTGGGATCCTAAAGATGTTGAGAGCGTGTTAACAAGAAATACG ggGACTAAAGCAATTGAAGGACTATTTGTAAAAGTTTCTACATTAAACCAAATACAATTTCCTGCAAATTTTTTCGCGAAGATGAGAAGTCTTAGATTGCTCAAAGTCTATGATATGATTGTGGGTGATTTGGATGATTTTGTGGTGGACCTTCCCAAGGATTTTGAAATTCCTTCCTTTGAGTTAAGATATCTCCATTTTGAGGGATACCCTTTACAATTCTTACCAAGGAATTTTCATGCAAAGAATCTTGTAGAACTTGATTTAATCGGTAGTAGCATAAAACAACTTTGGAAAGAGAATGag attCTTGACAAGTTGAAAGTCATCGACCTTAGTTATTCAAAGGATCTCGTTGAAATCCCAAACTTTTCGAGTGTACCAAATTTGGAGATTCTAATTCTACAAG GGTGCACAAGACTTCAGAGTCTTCCAAGGAATTTTCATAAATTGGAACATCTTCGAAGTCTCTCTTGTGCGGACTGTTCAGAGCTAAAGAGTTTTCCGGAAATCAAGGGAAATATGAGCAAACTAAGAGAGCTTAATTTAAGTGGAACGGCTATTATAGAAGTACCATCCTCAATTGGACGTCTAAAGGCTCTTCAACACCTAGATTTGTCTTATTGCAAAAGCCTAAGAAGTCTTTCGGAGAGCATTTGCAATTTGAGCT CTCTTAAACACCTTGATTTGTCATGGTGCCAAAACCTTGTGAATCTTCCGGAGAGCATTTGCAATTTGAGCTCTCTTGAAACTCTCATCTTGGTATGGTGTTCAAATTTAAAGGGCTTTCCAGAAATCAAAGATATGGAAAATCTAAAAAGGCTTGATTTGAGTTTTACAGGTATAGAAGAGCTTCCATCCTCAATTGGACATCTAAAG GCTCTTCAACACCTAGATTTGTCTTATTGCAAAAGCCTAAGAAGTCTTTCGGAGAGCATTTGCAATTTGAGCTCTCTTGAAACTCTCATCTTGGCGGGGTGTTCAAATTTAAAGGGCTTTCCAGAAATCAAAGATGATATGGAAAATCTAAAAAGGCTTGATTTGGGGGAAACAGGTATAGAAGAGCTTCCATCCTCAATTGGACGTCTAAAGGCTCTTCAACACCTAGATTTGAAATGTTGTACAGAGCTTGTGAGTCTTCCGGATAGCATTTGCAATTTGAGCTCTCTTGAAACTCTCATCTTGGCAGGGTGTTCAAATTTAAAGGGCTTTccagaaatcaaatatgatatgGAAAATCTAAAAAGGCTTGATTTGGATAGAACAGGTATAGAAGAGCTTCCATCCTCAATTGGATGTCTAAAGGCTCTTCAACACCTAGATTTGTCTTATTGCAAAAGCCTAAGAAGTCTTTCGGAGAGCATTTGCAATTTGAGCTCTCTTGAAACTCTCATCTTGGCAGGGTGTTCAAATTTAAAGGGCTTTccagaaatcaaatatgatatgGAAAATCTAAAAAGGCTTGATTTGGATAGAACAGGTATAGAAGAGCTTCCATCCTCAATTGGATGTCTAAAGGCTCTTCAACACCTAGATTTGTCTTATTGCAAAAGCCTAAGAAGTCTTTCGGAGAGCATTTGCAATTTGAGCTCTCTTGAAACTCTCATCTTGGCGGGGTGTTCAAATTTAAAGGGCTTTCCAGAAATCAAAGATGATATGGAAAATCTAAAAAGGCTTGATTTGACGGAAACAGGTATAGAAGAGCTTCCCTTCTCAATTGGACGTCTAAAGGCTCTTCAACACCTAGATTTGTCTTTTTGCAAAAGCCTAAGAAGTCTTTTGGAGAGCATTTGCAATTTGAGCTCTCTTGAAACTCTCATCTTGGTGGGGTGTTCAAATTTAAAGGGCTTTccagaaatcaaatatgatatgGAAAATCTAAAAAGGCCTGATTTGGGTAGAACAGGTATAGAAGAGCTTCCATCCTCAATTGGTCGTCTAAAGGCTCTTCAACACCTAGATTTGTCTTATTGCAAAAGCCTAAGAAGTCTTTCGGAGAGCATTTGCAATTTGAGCTCTCTTGAAACTCTCATCTTGGCGAGTTGTTCAAATTTAAAGGGCTTTCCAGAAATCAAAGATATGGAAAATCTAAAAAGGCTTGATTTGAGGAAAACAGGTATAGAAGAGCTTCCATCCTCAATTGGACATCTAAAGGCTCTTAAACACCTTGATTTGTCATGGTGCCAAAACCTTGTGAATCTTCCGGAGAGCATTTGCAATTTGAGCTCTCTTAAAACTCTCATCTTGGCGGGTTGTTCAAATTTAAAGGGCTTTCCAGAAATCAAAGATGATATGGAAAATCTAAAAAGGCTTGATTTGGGGGAAACAGGTATAGAAGAGCTTCCATCCTCAATTGGACATCTAAAGGCTCTTCAACACCTAGATTTGTCAAGGTGCAAAAGCCTAAGGAGTCTTCCGGAGAGCATTTGCAATTTGAGCTCTCTTGAAACTCTCATCTTGGAGAGGTGTTCAAATTTAAAGGGCTTTCCAGAAATCAAAGATGATATGGAAAATCTAAAAAGGCTTGATTTGGGGGAAACAGGTATAGAAGAGCTTCCATCCTCAATTGGACGTCTAAAGGCTCTTCAACACCTAGATTTGAAATGTTGTACAGAGCTTGTGAGTCTTCCGGATAGCATTTGCAATTTGAGCTCTCTTAAAGCACTTGATGTCCAGGAATGTCCAAAACTGGAGAGAGTGGAGGTGAACCTAGTGGGATCTTTGTATCTAACTTGTTGGATTCTAAACCAAAGTGTAATCTGGTCGAGCGGTGGTGATCAACGGGTCGCCGAAGTGGAAGGAGAGGTCCTTAACCATCATGTTTCCTCCCTGTCATCACTGGTAGAATCATGTACAAGAGACTACAGAGACATCTCCGGTGATAGTTTCCACCTATCTGCACTGCAAGTATTATCCGTAGGTAACTTCAGTCCAATTCAAAGAAGAATCCTCAGTGATATTTTCCGCCAATCTTCATTGGCAAGTGTATCTCTTCGTAACTGCAATCTAATGGAAGAAGGAATCCCTAGTGGTTTTTGGAACCTATCTTCACTGGTAAATTTATCTCTAAGTAACTGCAGTCTAACGGAAGGAGAGATCCTCAATCGTATTTGCCATATTTCATCATTGCAAAACTTATCTCTGGATGGGAACCATTTTAGTAGCATACCTGCCAACATCATTCAGCTTTCTAAACTGAGAAGCCTCTGCTTGAATCACTGCCTGAAGCTTCTACAAATTCCAGAGCTTCCACCAAGTTTACGAGTTCTTGATGTCCAGGACTGCCCATGCCTGGAAACTTTATCAAGTCCCTCAAGTTTACTTGGTTTATCCTTGTTCAAGTGCTTCGAATCAGCAATTGAG GACTATGACGGCAGGTTCTATTGCCAGGAGAAAGTCGAAATTTTAATGCCTGGAAATAATGGAATTCCGGAGTGGATAAGCCATAAGAAAAAAGGATCTGAAATAGTAGTAGAGCTTCCCGAGAATTGGTGGGAGGATAACAACTTTTTGGGATTTGCCTTATGCTCTGTTTTAGAATATgaagaaatttttgaattttattttgaatattattttgaattgacCTTCCATCATTTTTATCCGGATGGTAACTTATCTGAATCCAAGTTCCGGGATCGAGGCGTGTTTAGCCGTAGACGTTGCTGTAATGGTGGTGAATCAAATGGAGTCTTGGTGGCATTTTATCCTAAGGTTGCTATTAAGAATAAGGGTTGGTCAAATGAATGGAGACATATGAAGGCTTCATTTCATGGTAAACGAGAGAAAGTGGAAGAGTGTGGGCTTcatcttatatataaaaaacagAGATTCCAATGCCACCAACCATTGGCCTCGGTTATTGAGTGA